The following coding sequences are from one Aeromicrobium duanguangcaii window:
- a CDS encoding YciI family protein → MTKYMLIMRTTDAALEATKDLDFEEIINAMGAYNEAMMNAGVLIGGDGLTDPSEGFVVDFSGEEPIVTDGPYGETHELFNGFWLLQVGSREEAAEWARRCPLGPGSKLEVRRVTDESDFADYADNEYVQKEAGWREQLGTA, encoded by the coding sequence ATGACCAAGTACATGCTGATCATGCGCACGACGGACGCGGCACTCGAGGCGACGAAGGACCTCGACTTCGAGGAGATCATCAACGCGATGGGCGCCTACAACGAGGCGATGATGAACGCCGGGGTGCTCATCGGCGGCGACGGCCTGACCGATCCGTCCGAGGGGTTCGTCGTGGACTTCTCCGGTGAGGAGCCGATCGTCACCGACGGCCCCTACGGCGAGACGCACGAGCTGTTCAACGGCTTCTGGCTGCTGCAGGTCGGCTCCCGCGAGGAGGCCGCCGAGTGGGCCAGGCGCTGCCCGTTGGGGCCCGGCTCGAAGCTGGAGGTACGCCGCGTGACCGACGAGTCCGACTTCGCGGACTACGCCGACAACGAGTACGTGCAGAAGGAAGCCGGCTGGCGCGAGCAGCTGGGCACCGCCTGA
- a CDS encoding VOC family protein translates to MARQNVVISLPISDRRTSCDFYERVLDLTAVGEPADDGVPEPLQFSLSETVKLMLIPSGGFGWVTGGRPVAPVAQHECLFTWSATSRSEVDELIERARAAGAEIVSEPAAQPWGYTGTFADPDGHLWAATAEELSEPRG, encoded by the coding sequence ATGGCCCGCCAGAACGTCGTGATCTCATTGCCGATCTCCGACCGCAGGACGTCGTGCGACTTCTACGAGCGCGTCCTGGATCTCACGGCGGTCGGCGAGCCGGCCGACGACGGTGTGCCCGAGCCGTTGCAGTTCTCGTTGTCCGAGACCGTCAAGCTCATGCTGATCCCGTCCGGCGGGTTCGGCTGGGTCACGGGCGGCCGCCCGGTCGCGCCGGTCGCACAGCACGAGTGCCTGTTCACGTGGTCCGCGACGAGTCGCTCCGAGGTCGACGAGCTCATCGAGCGGGCACGGGCGGCCGGCGCCGAGATCGTGAGCGAGCCAGCGGCCCAGCCCTGGGGCTACACCGGAACCTTCGCCGACCCCGACGGGCACCTGTGGGCGGCGACCGCCGAGGAACTGTCCGAACCGAGAGGTTGA
- a CDS encoding SRPBCC domain-containing protein: protein MTTTTMRALDATTGAVRVEDVYDTDIEDLWDACTTPERLARWIAQVSGDLRVGSTIEMTFTSTWSGPGRIDACERPHHLLVTTFAGTDRECEIEAWLTAEGARTRLVIEERGLPLDELHIHGAGWQAHLEDLGRSLELDGTAHPDGWSATEPSPHWRRRWTELAPSFKNADVS from the coding sequence ATGACCACGACGACGATGCGCGCACTGGACGCCACGACAGGCGCGGTGCGGGTCGAGGACGTGTACGACACCGACATCGAGGACCTGTGGGACGCCTGCACGACGCCCGAGCGGCTCGCACGGTGGATCGCCCAGGTGTCCGGCGACCTGCGGGTCGGCAGCACCATCGAGATGACCTTCACCAGCACCTGGAGCGGTCCGGGCAGGATCGACGCCTGCGAGCGGCCGCACCATCTGCTCGTCACCACCTTCGCCGGCACCGACCGGGAGTGCGAAATCGAGGCGTGGCTGACCGCCGAGGGCGCGCGGACGCGATTGGTCATCGAGGAACGCGGCCTGCCGCTGGACGAGCTCCACATTCACGGGGCGGGCTGGCAGGCCCACCTCGAGGATCTGGGTCGGTCGCTCGAGCTCGATGGGACGGCGCATCCTGACGGCTGGTCCGCCACGGAGCCGTCGCCGCACTGGCGACGCCGCTGGACCGAGCTGGCGCCGTCCTTCAAGAACGCCGACGTGTCGTGA
- a CDS encoding TIGR03086 family metal-binding protein, whose amino-acid sequence MNSSVIARGLEQAEALLSDVPEAAWDAPTPCTDWTVRELIDHLVNLPAQFTTMALGESVDWTAPTPRHDDSAEAFNAHAKQLLAALGAHPESVPEGMLAGELSVHSWDLASAVGGDSSGFDPEIAETGYAFMSVALTDEQRGQAFGPRRPAPDGANAYERLAAFAGREVPFRPER is encoded by the coding sequence ATGAACTCCTCCGTCATCGCCCGAGGCCTCGAGCAGGCCGAGGCATTGTTGTCCGACGTCCCCGAGGCTGCGTGGGACGCCCCCACGCCCTGCACCGACTGGACCGTTCGTGAGCTGATCGATCACCTGGTCAACCTCCCGGCGCAGTTCACGACCATGGCCTTGGGGGAGTCGGTCGACTGGACCGCACCGACGCCCCGACACGACGACTCCGCCGAGGCATTCAATGCGCACGCGAAGCAGCTGCTCGCGGCACTGGGCGCGCACCCCGAGTCCGTTCCGGAGGGGATGCTGGCCGGCGAGCTGTCCGTGCACAGCTGGGACCTGGCGTCCGCGGTCGGCGGTGACAGCTCCGGCTTCGACCCCGAGATCGCCGAGACGGGCTACGCGTTCATGTCGGTCGCGCTCACCGACGAGCAGCGCGGCCAGGCCTTCGGGCCCCGAAGGCCGGCCCCGGATGGCGCGAACGCGTACGAACGGCTCGCGGCTTTCGCTGGTCGCGAGGTTCCCTTCCGTCCCGAGCGTTGA
- a CDS encoding alpha/beta fold hydrolase yields the protein MPSSPHTMVLHGHRLSYLDRGDGPVVLFIHGILGSQHNWKHLVNRMDDTQRVIVPDLFGHGASAKPMGDYSLSSHAATLRDLLDRLGIDTVTVVGHSLGGGIAMQFFYLFPERVERLVLVASGGLGREVSPLLRSATLPGAEQVLSVVASGWVLGKVESVGRTAARIGWKPGADVGAIWRGFTSLGDRESRKAFLATTRAVVDPGGQTISAHDHLAHVRPIPVLLVWGTKDRMIPAWHAINAQKSVPSCRVELFPGAGHFPHLDDPDRFADVLADFIASTAIEE from the coding sequence GTGCCGAGCTCGCCCCACACGATGGTCCTGCACGGCCATCGACTCTCGTACCTCGATCGCGGCGACGGCCCCGTCGTGCTGTTCATCCACGGCATCCTGGGCTCGCAGCACAACTGGAAGCACCTCGTGAACCGGATGGACGACACCCAGCGGGTGATCGTGCCGGATCTCTTCGGCCACGGCGCGTCGGCCAAGCCGATGGGGGACTACTCGCTCAGTTCCCACGCCGCGACGCTGCGCGATCTGCTCGACCGCCTCGGGATCGACACCGTCACCGTCGTCGGGCACTCCTTGGGTGGCGGCATCGCGATGCAGTTCTTCTACCTGTTCCCCGAGCGCGTCGAGCGGCTCGTGCTGGTCGCCAGCGGCGGGCTCGGTCGCGAGGTCAGCCCGCTGTTGCGGTCCGCGACGTTGCCCGGCGCCGAGCAGGTGCTCAGCGTCGTCGCGTCGGGGTGGGTGCTCGGAAAGGTCGAGTCGGTCGGTCGCACGGCTGCCAGGATCGGCTGGAAGCCCGGAGCCGACGTCGGGGCGATCTGGCGCGGGTTCACGTCGCTCGGCGATCGCGAGAGTCGCAAGGCCTTCCTCGCCACGACCCGCGCCGTGGTCGACCCCGGTGGGCAGACCATCAGTGCCCACGACCACCTCGCCCACGTGCGGCCGATCCCGGTGTTGCTGGTGTGGGGGACCAAGGACCGCATGATCCCCGCCTGGCACGCGATCAATGCCCAGAAGTCGGTACCGAGTTGCCGCGTCGAGCTGTTCCCGGGTGCCGGCCACTTCCCGCACCTCGACGACCCCGACCGGTTCGCCGACGTGCTGGCCGACTTCATCGCGTCGACGGCGATCGAGGAGTAG
- a CDS encoding ATP-binding cassette domain-containing protein — MTHPADSHDLIRVHGARVNNLKDVDVELPKRRLTVFTGVSGSGKSSLVFGTIAAESQRLINETYSAFLQNFMPTTARPDVDVLDGLTTAILVDQERMGADPRSTVGTATDANAMLRILFSRLGEPHIGSPQAFSFNVASISGAGAVSFETGGRTVKERREFSVTGGMCPRCEGRGAVSDFDLTALYDDTKSLEDGALTIPGYTMDGWYGRIFRNGDFFPADKPIKDFTKKQLDALLHQEPTKIKVDGINVTYEGIIPKIQKSMLSKDREAMQPHIRAFVDRAIAFQTCPECHGSRLNEGARSSKIRGISIADACAMQITDLAAWVHDLDEPSVAPLLKVLSDTLDSFVQIGLGYLSLDRPAGTLSGGEAQRTKMIRHLGSSLTDVTYVFDEPTVGLHPHDIDRMNQLLLQLRDKGNTVLVVEHKPEAIAIADHVVDLGPGAGSGGGQIMFEGTVDGLRESDTVTGRHLDDRASLKDEVRKPTGQLEIRGANSHNLQDVDVDIPRGVLVVVTGVAGSGKSSLIHGSVAKLEDVVAIDQGAIRGSRRSNPATYTGLLDPIRKAFAKENGVKPALFSANSEGACPNCNGVGVVFTDLGILATVESPCEVCEGRRFDAAVLEYKLGERDISEVLAMPVAEAHAFFAKDGVNVPAAARILARLEDVGLGYLTLGQPLSTLSGGERQRIKLATHMGEKGGTYVLDEPTSGLHLADVEQLLGLLDRLVDSGKSVIVIEHHQAVMAHADWIIDLGPGAGHDGGRVVFEGVPSDLVAQQSTLTGEHLAAYVGP, encoded by the coding sequence GTGACCCATCCGGCCGACAGCCACGACCTCATCCGCGTTCACGGCGCTCGCGTCAACAACCTCAAGGACGTCGACGTCGAGCTGCCCAAGCGGCGGCTCACCGTCTTCACCGGCGTCTCGGGATCGGGCAAGAGCTCGCTCGTCTTCGGCACGATCGCTGCGGAGTCCCAGCGGCTGATCAACGAGACGTACAGCGCGTTCCTGCAGAACTTCATGCCCACGACCGCGCGCCCGGACGTCGACGTCCTCGACGGACTGACCACCGCGATCCTCGTGGACCAGGAGCGCATGGGCGCCGACCCGAGGTCGACCGTGGGCACCGCGACCGACGCGAACGCCATGCTGCGGATCCTGTTCAGCCGGTTGGGTGAGCCCCACATCGGCTCGCCGCAGGCGTTCTCGTTCAACGTGGCGTCGATCAGCGGCGCCGGCGCCGTGTCGTTCGAGACCGGTGGGCGCACCGTCAAGGAGCGCCGTGAGTTCTCGGTCACCGGCGGCATGTGCCCCCGCTGCGAGGGACGCGGTGCGGTCTCCGACTTCGACCTGACGGCCCTGTACGACGACACGAAGTCGCTCGAGGACGGCGCCCTGACGATCCCCGGTTACACGATGGACGGCTGGTACGGCCGGATCTTCCGCAACGGGGACTTCTTCCCCGCCGACAAGCCGATCAAGGACTTCACGAAGAAGCAGCTCGACGCCCTGCTCCACCAGGAGCCGACGAAGATCAAGGTCGACGGCATCAACGTCACCTACGAGGGGATCATCCCCAAGATCCAGAAGTCGATGCTGTCCAAGGACCGCGAGGCGATGCAGCCGCACATCCGGGCGTTCGTCGACCGGGCCATCGCGTTCCAGACGTGTCCGGAGTGCCACGGCTCTCGGCTGAACGAGGGCGCTCGCTCCTCGAAGATCCGGGGCATCAGCATCGCCGACGCGTGCGCCATGCAGATCACCGATCTCGCGGCCTGGGTCCACGACCTCGACGAGCCGTCCGTGGCACCGCTGCTCAAGGTGCTGTCCGACACGCTGGACTCGTTCGTGCAGATCGGGCTGGGCTACCTGTCGCTGGACCGTCCGGCCGGCACCCTGTCCGGCGGCGAGGCGCAGCGCACCAAGATGATCCGGCACCTGGGGTCGTCCCTGACCGACGTCACGTACGTCTTCGACGAGCCCACGGTGGGGCTGCACCCGCACGACATCGACCGCATGAATCAGCTGCTGCTGCAGTTGCGGGACAAGGGCAACACCGTGCTGGTCGTCGAGCACAAACCCGAGGCCATCGCGATCGCCGATCACGTCGTCGACCTCGGCCCGGGTGCCGGCAGCGGCGGTGGACAGATCATGTTCGAGGGCACCGTCGACGGCCTGCGCGAGAGCGACACGGTCACCGGGCGGCACCTCGACGACCGCGCCTCGCTCAAGGACGAGGTCCGCAAGCCCACCGGCCAGCTCGAGATCCGGGGTGCGAACAGCCACAACCTGCAGGACGTCGACGTCGACATCCCGCGGGGCGTCCTCGTCGTCGTGACGGGGGTCGCGGGATCGGGCAAGAGCTCGCTGATCCACGGCTCGGTCGCGAAGCTCGAGGACGTCGTCGCCATCGACCAGGGGGCGATCCGCGGATCGCGGCGCAGCAATCCCGCCACCTACACCGGCCTGCTCGACCCGATCCGCAAGGCCTTCGCGAAGGAGAATGGCGTCAAGCCGGCGTTGTTCTCGGCCAACTCCGAGGGCGCGTGCCCCAACTGCAACGGCGTGGGCGTGGTCTTCACGGACTTGGGCATCCTCGCCACGGTCGAGTCGCCCTGCGAGGTGTGCGAGGGACGGCGGTTCGACGCCGCGGTGCTGGAGTACAAGCTCGGCGAGCGTGACATCAGCGAGGTGCTGGCCATGCCGGTCGCCGAGGCACACGCCTTCTTCGCCAAGGACGGCGTCAACGTGCCCGCGGCCGCCCGGATCCTCGCGCGGCTCGAGGACGTCGGCCTGGGTTACCTGACGCTGGGCCAGCCGCTGTCCACCCTCTCGGGAGGCGAGCGCCAGCGGATCAAGCTGGCGACCCACATGGGCGAGAAGGGCGGCACGTACGTCCTGGACGAGCCCACGTCGGGTCTCCACCTGGCCGACGTCGAGCAACTGCTGGGCCTGCTCGACCGCCTCGTCGACTCGGGCAAGTCCGTCATCGTCATCGAGCACCACCAAGCCGTCATGGCCCACGCCGACTGGATCATCGACCTGGGACCGGGCGCGGGCCACGACGGCGGACGGGTGGTGTTCGAGGGCGTGCCCAGCGATCTCGTGGCCCAACAGTCGACCCTGACGGGAGAGCACCTGGCTGCCTACGTCGGGCCCTGA
- a CDS encoding ArsR/SmtB family transcription factor: MDAVLQALADPSRRTVLEILRDHEATAGELADALPIARPGVSRHLRVLREAGLVDARQEAQRRIYRLRPEALIEVDEWLDDYRALWQNRLDALHTEIARGKKAGS, from the coding sequence ATGGATGCCGTTCTGCAAGCGCTGGCCGACCCGAGCCGCCGCACCGTGCTGGAGATCCTGCGCGACCACGAGGCGACCGCGGGGGAGTTGGCCGACGCGCTGCCGATCGCGCGTCCCGGAGTGTCGCGGCACCTGCGGGTGTTGCGGGAAGCCGGACTGGTGGACGCGCGTCAGGAGGCGCAACGGCGGATCTACCGCCTGCGGCCGGAGGCGCTGATCGAGGTCGACGAGTGGCTCGACGACTACCGCGCGTTGTGGCAGAACCGCCTCGACGCCCTGCACACCGAGATCGCTCGAGGGAAGAAGGCCGGCTCATGA
- a CDS encoding CocE/NonD family hydrolase gives MYSYADAIRETVWVIAPDFDGDGEKDRIAVDIVRPRELDAKRVKVPVVMDASPYYTSVGRGNESEFKSFDAEGNLIKFPLFYDNYFVPRGYAYVAPDIAGTSRSTGCVDTGGKSDVGSAKAVVQWLNGNAEAVDADGKAVKAGWSNGKTGMIGKSYDGTLANGVAATGVKGLETIVPISAISSWYDYSRSQGLPYSWNYSSGLASRVAGNRTQPQDCSATLARMDAEDADETGEHNAFWDERNYRDSAQLNAKKVKASVFIYHGLQDTNVKTRHFSDWWKDLGKAGVTRKLWLSRVGHVDPFDVDREEWVRTLHRWFDHELMDIKNTIMLEPPVKVETKPNRWVNSYSWPTRLTTTTLRPQADGYLARSIEKSKQSWVNSPSQRENVAVTEGDNPNRLLYATSPLLADARMSGSMVAKLRVTSEVPTGQVGVMLVDYGEGDRVLATGDGASTTTTETCVGQSTANDDACYFTMTRNVGTTPLQVLGRGWARLDGAGTHDVTVTLDPDDAVVAKGHRLGVVVVGAANGRVRNVDTTSSTYTLDLAKSQFVLPGLALPHPTWASNWNWLPKRSEIVPGTLPGTRKNVLPVLMDTPR, from the coding sequence GTGTACAGCTATGCCGACGCGATCCGCGAGACGGTGTGGGTCATCGCGCCCGACTTCGACGGTGACGGCGAGAAGGACCGGATCGCGGTCGACATCGTTCGTCCGCGCGAGCTCGACGCCAAGCGGGTCAAGGTGCCGGTCGTGATGGATGCGAGCCCGTACTACACGAGCGTCGGACGCGGCAACGAGTCGGAGTTCAAGTCGTTCGACGCCGAGGGCAACCTCATCAAGTTCCCGCTGTTCTACGACAACTACTTCGTGCCGCGCGGCTACGCCTATGTCGCACCCGACATCGCAGGCACCTCGCGGTCGACCGGTTGCGTCGACACCGGCGGCAAGTCCGACGTCGGCTCGGCCAAGGCCGTCGTGCAGTGGCTCAACGGCAACGCCGAGGCGGTCGACGCCGACGGCAAGGCCGTCAAGGCCGGCTGGAGCAACGGCAAGACCGGCATGATCGGCAAGAGCTATGACGGCACCCTGGCCAACGGCGTCGCCGCCACCGGCGTGAAGGGGCTGGAGACCATCGTGCCGATCAGCGCGATCAGCTCCTGGTACGACTACAGCCGTTCGCAGGGTCTTCCGTACAGCTGGAACTACTCCAGCGGCCTCGCCAGCCGCGTCGCCGGCAACCGCACGCAGCCCCAAGACTGCTCGGCGACGCTCGCGCGGATGGACGCCGAGGACGCCGACGAGACCGGTGAGCACAACGCATTCTGGGACGAGCGCAACTACCGTGACTCCGCCCAGCTCAATGCCAAGAAGGTCAAGGCGAGCGTCTTCATCTATCACGGTCTGCAGGACACCAACGTCAAGACGCGTCACTTCTCCGACTGGTGGAAGGACCTGGGCAAGGCCGGGGTCACTCGCAAGCTGTGGTTGAGTCGGGTCGGGCACGTCGATCCGTTCGATGTCGACCGTGAGGAGTGGGTCCGCACGTTGCACCGGTGGTTCGATCACGAGCTGATGGACATCAAGAACACGATCATGCTGGAGCCGCCGGTCAAGGTGGAGACCAAGCCCAATCGCTGGGTCAACTCCTACTCGTGGCCCACGCGGCTCACGACGACGACCCTGCGCCCCCAGGCCGACGGCTATTTGGCCCGGTCGATCGAGAAGTCGAAGCAGAGCTGGGTGAACTCGCCCAGCCAGCGTGAGAACGTCGCCGTCACCGAGGGCGACAACCCCAACCGCCTCCTGTACGCGACCTCTCCGCTGCTCGCCGACGCCCGGATGAGCGGTTCGATGGTTGCGAAGCTGCGGGTGACGTCCGAGGTGCCGACCGGGCAGGTGGGCGTGATGCTCGTCGACTACGGCGAGGGTGATCGCGTCCTTGCCACGGGCGACGGTGCGTCGACGACGACCACTGAGACCTGCGTCGGGCAATCGACCGCGAACGATGACGCGTGCTACTTCACGATGACCCGCAACGTGGGCACGACGCCGCTCCAGGTCCTGGGGCGCGGTTGGGCCCGGCTCGACGGCGCTGGAACGCACGACGTGACGGTGACGCTGGACCCCGACGACGCCGTCGTCGCCAAGGGGCACCGACTCGGAGTCGTCGTGGTGGGCGCGGCGAACGGCCGTGTGCGCAACGTCGACACGACGTCGTCGACGTACACGCTGGATCTCGCGAAGTCGCAGTTCGTGCTGCCGGGCCTGGCCCTGCCGCACCCCACGTGGGCATCGAACTGGAACTGGCTGCCCAAGCGCAGTGAGATCGTGCCAGGAACCCTTCCCGGCACCCGGAAGAACGTGCTTCCGGTCCTGATGGACACGCCTCGCTGA
- a CDS encoding GNAT family N-acetyltransferase has protein sequence MAVVLMCGATGAGKSTYARNLEAAGWLRLSFDVETWRHGFRSPDVPQDVLVEIEQDLREQLVEAVIEGEDVVVDFSFSTRALRDAYRALAAEIGVLAETVFLPVDRGTALARVRTRTGSGPDDLQLSDEQVVAHVDGFEVPTFAEHPLRVRDGDLELRHAVVADIEILLAFWAISAENAARPADEARPVAQLLARDPAAIIVAEQAGEIVGCVVACWDGWRANLYRLAVHPQQRGRGVGSRLLDQAERRLAALGATRMCAMVLDENDPGVALWRSAGYAPQGEWSRWVKPVVLH, from the coding sequence GTGGCGGTCGTCCTGATGTGCGGTGCGACGGGCGCCGGGAAGTCGACGTACGCCCGGAACCTCGAGGCTGCGGGCTGGCTGCGACTCTCGTTCGACGTCGAGACGTGGCGGCACGGGTTCCGGAGCCCGGACGTGCCGCAGGACGTCCTGGTCGAGATCGAGCAGGACCTGCGCGAACAGCTCGTCGAGGCGGTCATCGAGGGGGAGGACGTCGTCGTGGACTTCTCGTTCAGCACCCGTGCCCTGCGCGACGCCTACCGCGCGCTGGCGGCCGAGATCGGCGTCCTGGCCGAGACGGTGTTCCTCCCCGTCGATCGCGGGACCGCGCTGGCCCGCGTCCGCACCCGCACGGGATCGGGCCCGGACGACCTGCAGCTCTCCGACGAGCAGGTCGTGGCGCACGTCGACGGCTTCGAGGTGCCGACCTTCGCCGAGCACCCCCTGCGCGTTCGCGATGGCGATCTGGAGCTCCGCCACGCGGTGGTCGCCGACATCGAGATTCTCTTGGCGTTCTGGGCGATCTCGGCCGAGAACGCCGCGCGGCCGGCCGATGAGGCCCGCCCCGTCGCGCAGTTGTTGGCGCGCGACCCGGCGGCGATCATCGTGGCCGAGCAGGCGGGCGAGATCGTGGGCTGCGTCGTGGCCTGCTGGGACGGCTGGCGGGCGAACCTCTACCGGCTGGCGGTGCACCCGCAGCAGCGGGGGAGGGGAGTGGGCTCCCGGCTGCTCGACCAGGCCGAGCGCCGCCTGGCCGCGCTCGGCGCCACTCGGATGTGCGCGATGGTCCTCGACGAGAACGATCCCGGCGTCGCGCTGTGGCGCTCCGCCGGCTACGCACCGCAGGGGGAGTGGAGCCGGTGGGTCAAGCCGGTCGTGCTCCACTGA
- a CDS encoding RNA polymerase sigma factor, whose amino-acid sequence MDDVSGTLDALWRIEGSRIVATLARVTGDLAEAEDLAQEALAEALRSWPTTGVPRNPAAWLTTVARRRAIDGWRRREALDDRRRSLARDLASLADDVWQPIDDDLLRLVFTACHPALPREGQVALTLRVVASLSTAEIARLLVVSVPAVQQRIVRAKRTLSEARVPFEVPDHTEWKPRLNAVLTVVYLLFTEGYAATSGDRWVRRDLADEALRVGRVLGRLLPREPEVHGLVALMELQASRFAARTDAAGDPVLLADQDRRLWDQAQLRRGLAALDRVDALGRGRGPYALQAAIAACHATAPSFAATDWERIVVLYDALLALSPGPVVRLNRAAALSMTTDGTRPALAEVEAITAGGDLATSHLVTSVRAELLQRLGRTAEARGEFLSAAAQATNDRERAWLEGKAAKLAPS is encoded by the coding sequence ATGGATGACGTGTCCGGGACCCTCGATGCGCTGTGGCGCATCGAGGGCTCGCGGATCGTCGCCACCCTGGCCCGCGTCACGGGAGATCTGGCCGAGGCCGAGGACCTCGCCCAGGAGGCGCTCGCCGAGGCACTGCGGTCGTGGCCGACGACGGGCGTCCCCCGCAACCCGGCGGCCTGGCTGACGACGGTGGCCCGGCGGCGTGCGATCGACGGGTGGCGCCGCCGCGAGGCGTTGGACGACCGCCGTCGCAGCCTCGCCCGAGACCTCGCGTCGCTGGCGGACGACGTCTGGCAGCCGATCGACGACGACCTGCTGCGACTGGTCTTCACGGCGTGCCATCCGGCCCTGCCCCGCGAGGGACAGGTCGCGCTGACCCTGCGCGTCGTCGCCAGCCTGTCGACGGCCGAGATCGCCCGGCTGCTCGTCGTCTCCGTGCCGGCGGTCCAGCAACGGATCGTCCGGGCCAAACGGACGCTGTCCGAGGCGCGGGTCCCGTTCGAGGTGCCCGACCACACGGAGTGGAAGCCGCGGCTCAACGCGGTCCTGACCGTCGTCTATCTGCTCTTCACCGAGGGCTACGCGGCCACGAGCGGCGACCGGTGGGTGCGCCGCGATCTGGCCGACGAGGCGCTGCGCGTGGGTCGCGTCCTGGGCCGGCTACTCCCCCGCGAGCCCGAGGTCCACGGACTCGTGGCGCTCATGGAGCTGCAGGCGTCACGGTTCGCGGCGCGGACCGACGCGGCGGGCGACCCCGTCCTGCTGGCCGACCAGGACCGTCGGCTGTGGGACCAGGCCCAGCTCCGACGCGGGCTGGCAGCCCTGGACCGCGTCGATGCGCTCGGCCGCGGCCGCGGGCCCTATGCCCTGCAGGCGGCGATCGCGGCCTGTCACGCCACCGCCCCGTCCTTCGCCGCCACGGACTGGGAGCGGATCGTCGTCCTGTACGACGCACTGCTGGCCCTCTCCCCCGGTCCCGTCGTCCGACTGAACCGCGCCGCGGCGCTGTCGATGACGACCGACGGGACGAGGCCCGCACTGGCCGAGGTCGAGGCGATCACGGCCGGCGGCGACCTGGCGACCAGTCACCTCGTGACGAGCGTCCGGGCCGAGCTGTTGCAGCGCCTCGGCCGCACCGCCGAGGCGCGCGGGGAGTTCCTCAGCGCCGCCGCACAGGCCACGAACGATCGCGAGCGCGCGTGGCTGGAGGGCAAGGCGGCGAAGCTCGCTCCCTCGTGA
- a CDS encoding VOC family protein has protein sequence MTSRLEALVLDANDPARLAAFWGSVLERNVVESPDDDGVLTLTAPDDVSFPIDIEPTRHPKRLRNRMHFDLTSSSSDDQQATVERVLSLGGRHFDVGQLPTEPHVVLADPEGNEFCVLGPDNRFTAGCGRIGALSCDGSRAAGEFWQAALDWLMVWDEGDETAIQSPHGGTKISWGGPPLMEKPPKNRWHLDIRPYGDQAAEVERLEQLGAARTDIGQGRVSWVVMRDPDGNEFCVLSGARPA, from the coding sequence ATGACCAGTCGATTGGAAGCCCTCGTCCTCGACGCGAACGATCCCGCGCGGCTGGCGGCGTTCTGGGGCAGCGTCCTCGAGCGCAACGTCGTCGAGAGCCCGGACGACGACGGCGTCCTGACCCTGACGGCGCCGGACGACGTCTCGTTCCCGATCGACATCGAGCCGACGCGCCATCCCAAGCGCCTGCGGAACCGGATGCACTTCGACTTGACCAGCTCGTCCTCGGACGACCAGCAGGCGACGGTCGAGCGTGTGCTGTCGCTCGGCGGCCGTCACTTCGACGTCGGGCAGCTGCCGACCGAGCCGCACGTCGTCCTCGCCGACCCCGAGGGCAACGAGTTCTGCGTGCTGGGCCCCGACAACCGGTTCACCGCTGGGTGCGGACGCATCGGCGCCCTCTCGTGCGACGGCAGTCGGGCCGCCGGCGAGTTCTGGCAGGCGGCGCTCGACTGGCTCATGGTGTGGGACGAGGGCGACGAGACCGCGATCCAGTCGCCGCACGGCGGGACGAAGATCTCGTGGGGCGGACCGCCCCTGATGGAGAAGCCGCCGAAGAACCGCTGGCATCTCGACATCCGCCCCTACGGCGACCAGGCTGCCGAGGTCGAACGGCTCGAGCAGCTGGGTGCCGCCCGCACCGACATCGGCCAGGGAAGGGTCAGCTGGGTCGTGATGCGCGATCCGGACGGCAACGAGTTCTGCGTGCTCAGTGGAGCACGACCGGCTTGA